In the genome of Acidobacteriota bacterium, one region contains:
- a CDS encoding cytochrome c: MQKEKRKTRKPANNHASLLLAFAFLFLPLFAASRTQETHPATPHRHPVAQKLKNPIPSDESSITEGRKTYLRHCASCHGPSGKGDGSMALAGGTPSNLTDETWDHGSSDGEIFVVIRDGVSADMEPYKDKLTEKQVWQLVNYIRSITPK, encoded by the coding sequence ATGCAAAAGGAAAAAAGAAAGACGAGGAAGCCTGCAAACAACCACGCGTCACTACTTTTGGCTTTTGCGTTTTTATTTTTGCCGCTGTTCGCTGCCTCGCGAACGCAGGAAACGCATCCCGCCACTCCCCATCGCCACCCCGTGGCGCAGAAGCTCAAGAACCCAATCCCAAGCGACGAGTCATCCATCACGGAAGGCCGAAAGACTTATTTGCGGCACTGCGCATCGTGTCACGGCCCGTCGGGCAAGGGCGACGGTTCGATGGCTCTCGCCGGAGGTACGCCGTCGAACCTCACCGACGAAACGTGGGACCATGGCTCGAGCGACGGCGAAATCTTCGTAGTCATTCGCGATGGGGTGAGCGCCGACATGGAACCTTATAAGGACAAGCTGACCGAGAAGCAAGTCTGGCAGTTGGTG